One window of the Marinilactibacillus sp. Marseille-P9653 genome contains the following:
- a CDS encoding TetR/AcrR family transcriptional regulator, whose product MPRQRTILRENILDASMELLRSSGFSQFTARQIAIKMNSSTQPIYKEFKNMDDLKVGLLEYIKQYLSETVFNSDHTTDSLEEVCKNYILFAKKEPTLFSAIYMDRELEVVQLHNYSYEMIEKILKETNSDYNEKNILPFLNILWPSILGVAMLVAQGKIQYDQNQINQKVKDILNTSLTLLA is encoded by the coding sequence GTGCCAAGACAAAGAACGATATTGAGAGAAAACATACTGGATGCTTCTATGGAACTCTTACGATCGAGCGGTTTTAGTCAGTTTACAGCAAGACAAATTGCGATTAAAATGAACTCGTCAACGCAGCCGATATATAAAGAGTTTAAAAATATGGATGACTTGAAAGTAGGCTTACTAGAGTATATAAAACAGTATCTTTCTGAAACTGTGTTCAATAGTGATCATACTACTGATTCACTTGAAGAAGTTTGTAAAAATTATATACTATTTGCCAAAAAAGAACCGACACTCTTTTCAGCAATTTATATGGATAGAGAGCTGGAAGTCGTCCAGCTTCACAACTACTCTTATGAAATGATTGAAAAGATTTTGAAAGAAACGAATTCAGATTATAATGAGAAAAATATTCTTCCGTTTCTAAATATTCTTTGGCCTAGTATACTAGGGGTAGCTATGCTAGTAGCACAAGGAAAAATACAATATGATCAAAATCAGATCAATCAGAAAGTTAAGGATATTCTAAATACCAGCTTAACTTTATTAGCCTAA
- a CDS encoding NADH:flavin oxidoreductase/NADH oxidase: MAKLFEPIQLNRLTLKNRIVMAPMCMYAVHNEDGELTNFHNAHYASRAIGGVGLIFLEAAAVSEEGRITNQDLGIYNDKQTVKLTKLVNTIHELGSKVGIQIAHAGRKAEDAPNSVTPSAIAYSDAYRTPDELSEIGIEKVISDFKAAAKRAETAGFDAIQIHAAHGYLINQFLSPLTNKRTDAYGAQSLENRFRILKEIIEQTKTVYTGNIWVRFSATDYDADSTTLEEYDQINQWLKELEVDVVDVSTGGLLPRKPDAIYPGYQTKYARHFKEHSDLLISTVGKLGDPELANYVLESGQADLVSLGRPLLRNPNWAAAAAKALHEQHFEPFNPSYGRGFDE, from the coding sequence ATGGCTAAATTATTCGAACCGATTCAACTGAATCGTTTAACTCTTAAAAATAGAATTGTTATGGCCCCCATGTGCATGTATGCCGTACATAATGAAGATGGAGAATTGACCAACTTTCACAACGCGCACTATGCCAGCCGTGCAATCGGTGGGGTCGGACTGATTTTTCTTGAAGCAGCGGCCGTTTCTGAAGAAGGACGTATCACAAACCAAGATCTTGGAATCTATAATGACAAACAAACAGTGAAACTAACGAAATTAGTCAACACGATCCATGAACTCGGTAGTAAAGTTGGTATCCAAATTGCCCACGCAGGAAGAAAAGCAGAAGATGCACCAAATTCTGTAACACCAAGCGCAATAGCATACAGTGATGCTTACCGGACACCGGATGAACTCAGTGAAATCGGAATCGAAAAAGTCATCTCTGATTTTAAAGCTGCCGCAAAACGTGCTGAAACAGCAGGCTTTGACGCCATTCAGATCCACGCAGCTCACGGCTATCTAATTAATCAATTCCTGTCTCCACTAACAAACAAACGAACCGATGCTTACGGCGCTCAGTCACTCGAGAATCGATTCAGAATACTAAAAGAAATCATAGAACAGACCAAGACCGTTTATACTGGAAATATCTGGGTACGATTCTCTGCAACAGACTATGATGCAGATAGTACAACACTTGAAGAATATGACCAGATCAATCAATGGTTAAAGGAACTGGAAGTAGATGTTGTCGATGTATCGACCGGCGGACTGCTACCTAGAAAACCGGATGCCATTTATCCTGGTTATCAGACAAAATATGCGCGTCATTTCAAGGAACACTCAGATCTTTTGATTTCAACAGTGGGTAAACTAGGTGATCCAGAATTAGCAAACTATGTACTGGAATCTGGTCAAGCGGACTTAGTCTCATTAGGTAGACCATTACTCAGAAATCCAAACTGGGCAGCAGCTGCTGCAAAAGCTCTGCATGAGCAACACTTCGAACCTTTTAATCCTTCATATGGAAGAGGATTTGACGAATAA
- a CDS encoding glycosyltransferase family 2 protein, with amino-acid sequence MKTLSVIIPAYNEEEVLPQLIERLNEVSEKLDRYAFEFLFVNDGSTDKTLTLLKELNKQDPRMKYVDLSRNFGKETAMLAGFDYATGDGIVILDADLQHPPEIMEEMIYWWEQGYEDIYAVRKKREGESFLKEWTSKTYYKVVQKMTPEKVIPQAGDFRLLDKKCIVALRQLREQERYTKGMYGWIGFKKKEIAYFAEERAAGKTKWNYSNLFKLAIDGITSYSTVPLKMWSYIGFVISVFAFVFLAVEIVKTIIYGTNVAGYPTLLAAILFLGGIQLISLGVIGEYLGRVFVETKGRPPYFIRESSEEDVEKEEQDDKPSA; translated from the coding sequence ATGAAAACATTGTCCGTCATTATTCCTGCCTACAACGAGGAAGAAGTACTTCCCCAGCTGATTGAAAGACTCAATGAAGTCAGTGAAAAATTAGATCGCTATGCGTTTGAATTTCTGTTCGTGAACGACGGAAGTACCGATAAGACGTTAACTTTATTAAAAGAACTGAACAAACAAGATCCACGCATGAAGTATGTTGATCTATCAAGAAACTTTGGTAAAGAAACGGCTATGCTGGCCGGATTTGATTATGCAACTGGAGACGGCATCGTGATTTTGGACGCAGATCTCCAGCACCCACCTGAAATCATGGAAGAAATGATCTATTGGTGGGAACAAGGATACGAAGATATCTATGCTGTTAGAAAGAAACGAGAAGGCGAGTCCTTCTTAAAGGAATGGACATCGAAAACCTATTACAAAGTCGTTCAAAAAATGACGCCGGAAAAAGTGATTCCGCAAGCAGGAGACTTTCGTTTGCTTGATAAGAAATGTATCGTAGCCTTGAGACAACTAAGAGAACAAGAACGCTATACTAAAGGAATGTATGGCTGGATTGGTTTCAAGAAAAAAGAGATTGCTTATTTTGCTGAAGAACGTGCAGCTGGAAAAACAAAATGGAACTACAGCAACCTTTTCAAACTAGCAATTGATGGAATCACGTCTTATAGTACAGTGCCATTAAAAATGTGGTCATACATTGGCTTTGTGATTTCAGTATTTGCCTTTGTGTTTCTAGCAGTTGAAATTGTTAAAACAATTATATACGGTACAAACGTCGCCGGATATCCGACACTTTTAGCCGCGATTCTATTTTTAGGTGGAATTCAACTCATTTCTTTAGGAGTAATTGGAGAATACCTTGGAAGAGTCTTTGTGGAAACAAAAGGAAGACCGCCTTACTTTATTAGAGAATCGTCCGAGGAAGATGTAGAAAAGGAAGAACAAGATGATAAACCAAGTGCATGA
- a CDS encoding GtrA family protein, whose product MINQVHELYKKYEEVISYLFFGVLATIVNIAVFYLFDTVLDVPYLYANAISIVAAILFAFVTNKLYVFKSQSASKGEAFKEFYLFVGFRLLSGVFDMLSMFILVDFLTINTNVSKIITQFIVVVVNYVFSKWFIFKQKEG is encoded by the coding sequence ATGATAAACCAAGTGCATGAGCTTTATAAAAAATACGAAGAAGTGATTAGCTACCTGTTTTTCGGCGTACTCGCAACAATTGTGAACATCGCCGTATTTTACCTATTTGATACGGTTTTAGATGTACCGTATCTCTATGCGAATGCCATATCTATTGTTGCAGCCATTTTATTCGCATTCGTTACTAACAAGCTTTATGTCTTTAAATCACAATCAGCAAGCAAAGGAGAAGCCTTCAAGGAGTTCTACCTGTTCGTAGGATTCAGGCTGCTATCTGGAGTGTTTGACATGCTTAGCATGTTTATCCTTGTTGATTTCTTGACTATTAATACAAATGTTTCAAAAATAATCACACAATTTATCGTCGTTGTTGTCAACTACGTCTTCAGTAAGTGGTTTATTTTCAAACAGAAAGAAGGCTAA
- a CDS encoding YfhO family protein: protein MIVVKQSYKEQITKHTLLIYTVLFIGMMATVFGAYFLSAGASFIWTTDGYTQHYLLFHDYLEKLRALFSGQGFAMWDWTIGMGADVIQSYGYYVIGDPFVYLGLLFPESMTEFAYHALIFLRIWSIGAVFLLYARKMQFSHQAGLVGAILYAFANYGIFSMSRHPFFVLPLIWYALLCLGVEKILKKEFSAVFTLAVTLSAVSNFYFFYKLTILILLYAVVRYFMIYKATQAFWKAFLRTTIAYIIGLMIAAVVFIPIVYGFLNSSRSPGGIEINWFIYPLEYYLALFKHAISPGSYFWTIGGFSLLSFVALVSVKKNAGFSAIKIILTVLTVFLLFPFFGSFMNGLSGPYNRFSFVFAFFMALAGAYLMDQNGRFAPNAKMKSALLLASYTLLSLLAFVFPEVLTSYMLVPVLIGWTFWWVMFSAKVTDNVTRNRIILSLVVLNMGLNTAAYYYPFGGNMISNVLDYGTVDDLYEQALGGLEQSESSDLTNRDGEVNRVGVTYADDQIKNQLIYLNTMGLNAYLSISNGRVSEFARAMEISTYQTIQPLRNGVDDRTELNQFLGVQSIITSTENEPLLPYGYEVTETNSDETFIKAETANAYPFAYAVDQGITESELMKRNALEREALLLKGVILEDAAFKKAQLMPMDTEPVTEELAYNLTVSEETPVKLENQRYTTQGKGINLTLTVERPELMNNAELYVRLNGLKYHPLDESPLLRQQTNYRVNASNGKSEKSVYQADRLSFSSYFHRESMLINLGYAEERTDNQVQIQFNRPGEYEIDNIALYAKPIDGEQLNQESTDRKERAMEISTFEQGRVEGTINSSGSEMLVTTTPYSTGWQATINGEAVDPVKVNLGFVGLPLVEGENAVTLTYQTPFLKLGAVLSILGLLLLGANQLFYKRKQH, encoded by the coding sequence ATGATTGTAGTAAAACAGTCCTATAAAGAACAAATCACTAAGCATACGCTTTTAATCTACACGGTCTTGTTCATCGGAATGATGGCAACAGTTTTTGGCGCCTATTTTCTTTCAGCAGGAGCGTCTTTTATTTGGACGACAGATGGTTATACCCAACATTACTTATTATTTCATGATTATCTAGAAAAACTTAGAGCCCTCTTTAGTGGACAAGGATTTGCGATGTGGGACTGGACGATTGGCATGGGGGCCGATGTGATTCAGTCTTATGGATATTATGTGATCGGAGATCCGTTCGTCTATCTGGGCTTACTATTTCCAGAATCAATGACAGAGTTTGCCTATCATGCACTGATTTTTTTAAGGATTTGGAGTATTGGTGCGGTATTTTTACTCTACGCTCGAAAAATGCAGTTCTCGCATCAGGCTGGGCTTGTAGGAGCCATTCTCTATGCATTCGCCAATTACGGCATTTTTAGTATGTCGAGGCATCCGTTCTTTGTATTACCGCTAATCTGGTACGCTTTACTCTGTTTAGGGGTAGAGAAGATTCTTAAAAAAGAATTTAGTGCAGTTTTTACCCTTGCTGTTACGCTTAGTGCAGTGAGTAATTTCTATTTCTTCTATAAATTGACGATTCTGATTCTATTATATGCAGTGGTTCGCTACTTTATGATCTATAAGGCAACACAAGCATTCTGGAAAGCTTTCTTGAGAACGACCATTGCTTATATTATTGGGTTGATGATTGCTGCGGTCGTTTTTATTCCGATCGTTTACGGATTTTTGAACTCTTCAAGAAGTCCTGGTGGAATAGAAATCAATTGGTTTATCTATCCACTAGAGTACTATCTTGCACTATTCAAACATGCTATTTCACCAGGAAGCTATTTCTGGACAATTGGTGGATTTTCATTACTTTCATTTGTAGCACTAGTTTCAGTCAAGAAAAATGCAGGATTCAGTGCTATTAAAATCATTTTGACCGTACTCACTGTGTTTTTACTGTTCCCGTTTTTTGGATCATTTATGAACGGCCTATCCGGTCCGTATAATCGCTTTTCATTCGTCTTTGCTTTTTTTATGGCTCTAGCAGGAGCCTATCTAATGGATCAAAATGGACGATTCGCGCCGAATGCAAAAATGAAATCCGCTTTGCTTTTAGCAAGTTATACCTTACTATCTCTATTGGCTTTTGTGTTTCCAGAAGTATTGACTAGCTATATGCTTGTGCCAGTCTTAATTGGCTGGACATTCTGGTGGGTCATGTTTTCAGCAAAAGTCACTGACAATGTAACAAGGAATCGAATAATTCTAAGTCTGGTCGTTTTGAATATGGGGCTGAATACCGCGGCTTATTACTATCCTTTTGGTGGGAATATGATCTCTAATGTACTAGACTATGGGACGGTCGATGATCTCTATGAGCAAGCTTTGGGTGGCTTAGAGCAATCAGAGTCATCAGATCTAACGAATCGTGACGGAGAGGTTAACCGAGTCGGTGTGACCTATGCGGACGATCAAATTAAAAATCAATTGATTTATTTGAACACGATGGGGTTGAATGCTTACCTCTCTATTTCAAATGGGCGCGTGTCTGAGTTTGCAAGAGCAATGGAAATCAGTACGTATCAAACCATTCAACCGCTTAGAAACGGTGTAGATGACCGAACAGAGTTGAATCAGTTTCTAGGTGTTCAATCTATTATCACTTCAACCGAAAATGAACCTTTACTACCTTATGGATATGAGGTAACTGAAACGAATTCAGATGAAACCTTTATTAAAGCGGAGACGGCAAATGCTTACCCATTTGCTTATGCAGTTGATCAAGGCATTACAGAGTCTGAGTTAATGAAAAGAAATGCACTCGAAAGAGAAGCTTTACTCTTAAAAGGTGTGATCTTAGAAGATGCAGCATTCAAAAAAGCGCAATTAATGCCAATGGATACTGAACCAGTCACAGAAGAACTGGCTTATAACTTAACGGTATCTGAAGAAACACCTGTGAAGTTAGAAAATCAGCGTTATACAACGCAAGGAAAAGGAATCAATCTAACCTTGACCGTTGAAAGACCAGAATTAATGAATAACGCAGAACTCTATGTCAGACTTAATGGATTGAAGTATCATCCTCTAGATGAATCGCCTCTATTAAGGCAACAAACCAATTATAGAGTGAATGCATCAAATGGAAAGTCAGAAAAGAGTGTGTATCAAGCGGATCGCTTAAGTTTCAGTTCTTATTTTCATAGAGAATCGATGCTGATTAATTTGGGATATGCAGAAGAAAGAACGGACAATCAAGTTCAGATCCAGTTCAATCGACCTGGAGAATACGAAATCGATAATATTGCTCTATATGCTAAACCGATTGATGGCGAGCAGCTTAATCAAGAATCGACTGACCGAAAGGAACGCGCGATGGAGATCTCTACCTTTGAGCAGGGTCGAGTAGAAGGAACGATTAATAGTTCTGGTTCTGAAATGTTGGTCACAACCACTCCTTATTCAACAGGCTGGCAAGCAACAATCAATGGAGAAGCAGTAGATCCAGTAAAAGTCAATTTAGGCTTCGTCGGACTGCCGTTGGTTGAAGGGGAGAACGCAGTAACCTTAACGTATCAGACTCCTTTCCTTAAGCTAGGTGCAGTCCTATCAATTCTAGGATTACTATTACTAGGAGCCAATCAATTATTTTACAAAAGAAAACAACATTAA
- a CDS encoding aldo/keto reductase, with product MSLIDTYKLKNGVEIPVIGFGTWQSSEEDAEQSVIWALEAGYRHIDTASAYKNEAGVGRGLKKSGLNREDIFVTTKLGNNDHGYEEAKQAIQASLDKLDTNYIDLYIIHWPNPKKFRDNWKEANAQSWRAMEEAVEAGKIRALGVSNFHPHHIDALMETAKIEPTLNQILLNPSAMQEEIVKYNQAHNIVSEAYSPLGTGKIFEVDELKELAEKYDKSIAQLVLKWSLQHGFLPLPKSVHEERIHENANIFDFEIEDADMKTIDGLKGTAGEAPDPDNVSF from the coding sequence ATGTCATTAATAGATACGTATAAATTAAAAAATGGTGTAGAAATTCCCGTGATTGGTTTTGGTACTTGGCAATCTTCCGAAGAAGATGCTGAACAGTCTGTTATCTGGGCACTAGAAGCTGGATATCGCCATATCGATACAGCCTCTGCTTATAAAAATGAGGCAGGCGTTGGTCGCGGCCTTAAAAAAAGCGGCTTAAATCGTGAAGATATTTTTGTCACTACTAAATTAGGAAACAATGATCACGGATATGAAGAAGCGAAACAAGCCATTCAAGCCTCTCTTGATAAATTGGATACAAACTATATTGACCTGTATATCATTCACTGGCCTAATCCAAAAAAATTCAGAGACAACTGGAAAGAAGCGAACGCCCAAAGCTGGCGTGCAATGGAAGAAGCTGTTGAAGCCGGAAAAATCCGCGCATTAGGTGTTTCTAACTTCCACCCTCACCATATCGATGCTTTGATGGAAACAGCTAAAATCGAACCTACTCTAAACCAGATTTTACTGAACCCAAGTGCTATGCAAGAAGAAATTGTGAAATACAACCAAGCTCATAATATTGTTTCTGAAGCTTACAGCCCACTCGGAACAGGTAAAATCTTTGAAGTAGACGAATTGAAAGAACTAGCTGAAAAATACGACAAGTCTATTGCTCAGTTAGTCTTGAAATGGAGTTTACAACACGGATTCCTTCCACTTCCGAAATCTGTACACGAAGAACGCATTCATGAAAATGCGAATATCTTTGATTTTGAAATCGAAGATGCTGACATGAAAACAATCGATGGACTTAAAGGAACTGCTGGAGAAGCACCAGATCCAGATAACGTCTCATTCTAA
- a CDS encoding flavodoxin, whose product MPKVMIVYASLTGNTEECAEIIEAAFEELGAEVELVESFSADPEDFEDVDITVVGTYTYGTDANLPDEIVDFYEELEEVDLSGKIYGTFGSGDTFYDKFCQSVDDFDDQFEKTGAVKGADSVKVDLEPEETDKEKLEAFAKGLLESYENSQT is encoded by the coding sequence ATGCCTAAAGTGATGATCGTCTACGCTAGTCTAACCGGAAATACAGAGGAATGTGCTGAAATCATCGAAGCGGCCTTTGAAGAACTTGGAGCAGAAGTTGAACTTGTCGAAAGTTTTTCAGCTGATCCTGAGGACTTTGAAGACGTGGATATCACAGTCGTTGGAACTTACACGTACGGAACAGACGCCAATTTACCTGACGAAATCGTAGACTTCTACGAAGAACTCGAAGAGGTAGATTTGAGCGGAAAAATCTACGGAACGTTCGGTTCAGGAGATACCTTTTATGATAAATTCTGCCAGTCCGTAGATGACTTCGACGACCAGTTTGAAAAGACCGGTGCAGTCAAAGGCGCTGATAGTGTAAAAGTCGATCTAGAACCAGAAGAAACCGATAAAGAAAAGCTTGAAGCTTTCGCCAAAGGGCTCCTTGAATCTTATGAAAACAGCCAAACCTAA
- a CDS encoding NADP-dependent oxidoreductase has translation MKAIVIESYGSADQLVERDVPKPEITEDQVLVELHATSINPVDWKMREGYLSSMMPFEFPIILGWDAAGIIKEVGANVQDFAVGDKIFSRPETNPRGTYAEYIAIDKELLAPMPKNVSFGEAASIPLVGETAWTALVEMAEIKKGDKVLIHAGAGGVGSVAIQVAKSFGATVASTASGDNEAYLKELGVDTFINYKEEDFESLLSDYDIVFDTMGGDIQKKSFNVLKKGGSLISIADEPDKELAEEKGIKTGYFFLQPDGKRLAKLGELMTNGKLKATVGETFPFTEEGLREAHRLSETHHAKGKIVINIK, from the coding sequence ATGAAAGCCATCGTTATCGAATCATACGGCTCAGCCGATCAATTAGTCGAAAGAGATGTACCTAAACCAGAAATCACGGAAGATCAAGTCCTTGTTGAATTACATGCGACATCCATCAACCCAGTAGACTGGAAAATGCGTGAAGGTTACCTTAGTAGCATGATGCCATTCGAGTTCCCAATCATCTTAGGATGGGACGCAGCAGGCATTATCAAAGAAGTTGGCGCAAATGTTCAAGATTTCGCTGTTGGAGACAAAATCTTTTCTAGACCAGAAACAAACCCTCGCGGAACGTATGCAGAATATATTGCGATTGATAAAGAATTGCTTGCACCCATGCCAAAAAACGTTTCTTTTGGTGAAGCAGCTTCTATCCCATTAGTTGGGGAAACAGCTTGGACTGCTTTAGTCGAAATGGCTGAAATCAAAAAAGGCGATAAAGTCTTGATCCACGCAGGTGCTGGTGGCGTTGGTAGTGTAGCGATACAAGTTGCAAAATCATTCGGTGCGACTGTTGCCTCTACTGCTAGTGGCGATAACGAAGCTTACTTGAAAGAACTAGGCGTCGATACGTTTATCAATTATAAAGAAGAAGACTTCGAATCGCTTCTATCAGACTACGACATCGTTTTTGATACTATGGGTGGCGACATTCAGAAGAAAAGTTTCAATGTCTTGAAAAAAGGTGGTTCACTGATTTCTATCGCTGACGAACCGGACAAAGAACTTGCAGAAGAAAAAGGCATTAAAACAGGCTACTTCTTCTTACAACCAGATGGTAAACGTCTAGCTAAACTGGGCGAACTGATGACTAACGGAAAACTTAAAGCTACTGTTGGTGAAACATTTCCATTCACTGAAGAAGGTTTAAGAGAAGCACACCGTTTGAGTGAAACGCATCATGCAAAAGGTAAAATCGTCATTAACATCAAATAA
- the map gene encoding type I methionyl aminopeptidase, producing the protein MITLKSPREIEAMDQSGAVLADIHEKLRSFIKPGITGKAIDQYVEKMIEEHGASAEQKGFEGYEYATCISVNDEICHGFPRNEKLKKGDLIKVDMVINLNGALSDSCWSYAVGEATDEVKQLMDVTLKALYKGIEAAQVGNRIGDIGHAIQSFVEPEGFAVVREFVGHGIGPTLHEGPSIPHFGEAGKGIRLKEGMVITIEPMINTGTWQSKMDSNGWTARTKDGSLSCQYEHTLAITKEGPKILTKQKGE; encoded by the coding sequence GTGATTACATTAAAATCACCTAGAGAAATTGAAGCAATGGACCAGTCAGGTGCAGTGCTCGCTGATATCCATGAGAAGTTAAGATCTTTTATTAAACCAGGTATTACTGGTAAAGCCATCGACCAGTATGTAGAAAAAATGATTGAAGAACACGGCGCTTCAGCAGAACAAAAAGGTTTTGAAGGTTACGAGTACGCAACGTGTATCAGTGTGAATGATGAAATTTGTCATGGTTTTCCTAGAAATGAGAAACTGAAAAAAGGAGACCTGATCAAAGTAGATATGGTGATCAATTTAAACGGTGCCTTGTCAGATTCTTGCTGGAGCTATGCAGTAGGCGAAGCAACAGACGAAGTGAAACAGTTGATGGATGTGACGTTAAAAGCTCTTTATAAAGGCATCGAAGCTGCACAAGTGGGTAACCGTATCGGTGATATCGGTCATGCCATTCAGTCTTTTGTTGAACCAGAAGGATTCGCTGTGGTCCGTGAATTTGTTGGGCATGGCATTGGACCAACACTTCATGAAGGCCCAAGTATCCCGCACTTTGGAGAAGCGGGTAAAGGGATCCGTTTAAAAGAAGGTATGGTGATCACAATTGAACCAATGATCAATACCGGAACCTGGCAATCTAAAATGGACAGCAATGGCTGGACAGCACGTACGAAAGATGGTTCGCTAAGCTGTCAGTATGAACACACATTGGCTATTACAAAAGAAGGACCTAAAATTTTAACCAAGCAAAAAGGCGAATAA
- a CDS encoding acyltransferase produces MKQRVWFADVLRIVAIIMVILIHIISKDTHRYDLGTYQWQFMNLLNGISRICVPLLFMVSGMFFLDPKKELEPKTMYTKYIWRLVRAFLFWSIIYVFMSRFRQPDQPIVDEVDRTMLEIVQGYFHLWFLYRLTEVYIMTPFLRPLTRDKQLALYFLLVSFVVGILIPTINQFPVRSTATVVDNGLNVDITLGYAGYFMAGYVLNQVQLKKNWRYGIYLLGLGGFAVTIIGTAIRSMQDGVMYSLFYEYLTPNVFFAAIATFVWFKYAMEPIELSDRVKKTIIHFSKYSFGIYLIHVLVRDLIWDRGLNTTFATPVLSIPTMVIFVGTVSYVLIWVLMRIWKVITTKWRKVTNNKLETQ; encoded by the coding sequence ATGAAGCAAAGAGTCTGGTTTGCAGACGTTTTAAGAATTGTCGCCATCATCATGGTCATCTTGATCCATATTATCTCAAAAGATACCCACCGCTATGATTTGGGTACCTATCAATGGCAATTTATGAATCTATTAAATGGTATCAGCCGAATTTGTGTCCCATTACTCTTTATGGTTAGTGGTATGTTTTTTTTAGATCCGAAAAAAGAACTAGAACCTAAAACAATGTATACAAAATATATCTGGCGACTTGTTAGAGCCTTTTTATTCTGGTCCATCATCTACGTCTTTATGAGCCGATTCAGACAACCTGACCAGCCAATTGTAGACGAAGTCGACCGAACCATGCTAGAAATCGTACAAGGCTATTTCCACTTATGGTTCCTGTACCGCCTAACTGAGGTCTATATCATGACACCATTTCTCAGACCGCTCACAAGAGACAAACAACTCGCCCTGTATTTCCTACTCGTAAGCTTCGTCGTAGGGATTCTAATTCCAACCATCAACCAGTTTCCAGTGAGATCAACTGCGACCGTCGTCGACAATGGCTTGAATGTCGATATTACGCTTGGTTATGCAGGCTATTTTATGGCCGGATATGTGCTGAACCAAGTCCAATTGAAAAAGAATTGGCGCTACGGCATTTATCTGCTAGGCTTGGGCGGTTTTGCAGTTACGATCATTGGTACAGCCATTCGCTCCATGCAAGATGGTGTCATGTATTCTTTGTTTTATGAATACCTCACACCCAATGTGTTTTTTGCAGCGATCGCAACCTTTGTCTGGTTCAAGTATGCAATGGAGCCGATTGAATTATCAGACCGAGTGAAAAAGACCATCATCCATTTTTCTAAATATTCTTTTGGTATTTATTTGATTCATGTACTCGTCAGAGATTTAATTTGGGATAGAGGACTTAATACGACATTTGCGACACCCGTTTTGTCGATTCCCACCATGGTCATCTTTGTCGGTACTGTAAGCTATGTCTTAATATGGGTACTCATGCGAATCTGGAAAGTCATCACGACAAAGTGGCGAAAAGTAACGAACAACAAACTAGAAACACAATAA
- a CDS encoding metal-dependent hydrolase: MRYKTHLAATFAVALPIMDSAQALTLSGVALLAIGTVFPDIDEPNSYIGHRMKGVSGGINGLFGHRGLTHSLLGLVAISYLFYLLASWISFPVELIQWFSFGYLAHLVEDSFSRKGIAWLQPISKKRFQSGFRIFYYSTGGLVEQIVFFASILAILYHLSQLQLSDVSFTYLNRLVHQFF, from the coding sequence GTGAGATACAAAACGCACCTAGCAGCAACCTTCGCTGTTGCCCTACCCATCATGGATTCAGCGCAGGCGCTGACCTTGAGTGGCGTTGCGCTACTAGCGATAGGAACAGTCTTTCCAGATATTGACGAACCAAATTCTTATATTGGGCACCGCATGAAAGGTGTGAGTGGTGGCATCAACGGGTTATTTGGCCACCGTGGTCTGACGCATAGTCTGCTTGGATTAGTAGCCATCTCTTATCTATTCTACTTATTAGCTAGCTGGATATCTTTTCCAGTTGAACTGATTCAATGGTTCAGCTTTGGATATCTAGCGCATCTAGTTGAAGATTCATTTTCCAGAAAAGGTATTGCCTGGTTACAGCCCATATCTAAAAAAAGATTCCAGTCTGGGTTCAGAATCTTTTATTACTCAACAGGTGGACTAGTAGAACAAATAGTATTTTTTGCATCCATTTTGGCTATTTTGTATCACTTATCCCAGTTACAATTGAGTGATGTGTCCTTTACCTATTTAAACCGGTTAGTCCATCAATTTTTTTAA